Proteins from one Hemiscyllium ocellatum isolate sHemOce1 chromosome 30, sHemOce1.pat.X.cur, whole genome shotgun sequence genomic window:
- the LOC132829993 gene encoding zinc finger protein 501-like, protein MEHDQILNMEAKGSVPIGEKQCCVCGKGFSQSSELTNHKCSHTGEKLWKCDDCEEEFMSPSELETHRRSHTSNRPFTCAVCGKGFTQSSNLLQHQLVHTEERPFQCPDCGKCFKTSRDLTSHQYAHINERPFKCPDCGKCYKTSGDLTSHQHAHTNERPFKCPDCGKYYKTSGDLMSHQRAHTEERPFKCPNCGMCYKSPRDLMSHQLAHNNERPFKCPACGKCYKTSRDLLSHQRVHSEEKPFRCSLCGIGFRRSSDLMEHQQVHTGKRPFSCSECGRGFTRSSNLLRHQQVHTTERSFKCPDCGKCYTSSWGLTCHQRVHTEERPFKCSDCGKCFRNSVELKSHQRAHTEERLFKCSDCGNHYTSSWALFYHQRVHIDERPFKCLVCGKFYRSSVELMSHQHAHMMRDLSGAFIMGLGSGDHLNSQYTGDFTMGTKHLPSPCEKNN, encoded by the coding sequence ATGGAACATGATCAGATTTTGAACATGGAAGCAAAAGGTTCCGTTCCCATTGGAGAGAaacagtgttgtgtgtgtggaaaAGGCTTCAGCCAATCTTCAGAGCTCACAAACCACAAATGCAgtcacactggagagaaactTTGGAAATGTGACGATTGTGAGGAGGAATTCATGTCTCCATCTGAGCTGGAGACGCATCGACGCAGTCACACCAGTAACAGGCCATTTACCtgtgcagtgtgtgggaaaggattcactcagtcatctaACCTGCTGCAACACCAGCTTGTTCACACTGAGGAAAGACCATTTCAATGCCCAGACTGTGGAAAATGCTTTAAAACCTCCAGGGATTTGACATCCCATCAATATGCTCACATTAATGAGAGACCTTTTAAATGTCCAGACTGTGGAAAATGTTATAAAACTTCTGGAGACTTGACATCCCATCAACATGCTCATACTAATGAGAGACCTTTTAAATGCCCAGACTGTGGAAAATACTACAAAACGTCTGGAGACCTGATGTCCCATCAACGTGCTCACACAGAGGAGAGACCTTTTAAATGCCCAAACTGTGGGATGTGCTATAAAAGTCCCAGGGACCTGATGTCCCATCAACTTGCTCACAATAATGAGAGACCTTTTAAATGTCCAGCATGTGGAAAATGCTATAAAACCTCCAGGGATCTGCTGTCCCACCAACGTGTTCACTCTGAGGAGAAACCGTTCAGGTGCTCTCTCTGTGGGATAGGGTTCAGGCGATCATCTGACCTCATGGagcaccagcaggttcacactGGGAAGAGACCGTTCAGCTGTTCTGAATGTGGGAGGGGATTCACTCGGTCATCcaacctgctgagacaccagcaaGTTCACACTACGGAGAGATCTTTTAAATGCCCAGACTGTGGTAAATGCTACACAAGCTCCTGGGGACTGACTTGTCATCAACGTGTTCACACTGAGGAGAGACCTTTTAAATGCTCAGACTGTGGGAAATGCTTTAGGAATTCTGTGGAACTGAAGTCCCATCAACGTGCTCACACTGAGGAGAGACTTTTTAAATGCTCAGACTGTGGGAACCACTATACAAGTTCCTGGGCACTGTTTTATCATCAACGTGTTCATATTGATGAGAGGCCTTTCAAATGTCTAGTCTGTGGAAAGTTCTATCGAAGTTCTGTGGAATTAATGTCCCATCAACATGCTCACATGATGAGAGACCTTTCAGGTGCTTTCATTATGGGATTGGGTTCAGGCGATCATCTTAACTCTCAGTACACTGGCGACTTCACTATGGGGACAAAGCATTTACCTTCTCCATGTGAGAAAAACAATTAG